In Spirobacillus cienkowskii, a genomic segment contains:
- a CDS encoding NfeD family protein codes for MNFDWYWLYFFIGIIFCILEIFTLSFYLLPIGMASILTGIIALFFNSFYLHVFVFVIFSILMLYFISKWKKSRFLKPVNSTFIAGLEGQQGVVIKSFKSIIEPGKVKIFSDEWDIYCDIHNENLLKTLVEGDVVKVISVKGNKIKVEKVTK; via the coding sequence ATGAATTTTGATTGGTATTGGCTTTATTTTTTTATTGGAATAATTTTTTGTATCTTAGAAATATTTACATTATCCTTTTATTTGTTACCAATAGGGATGGCCTCAATTTTAACAGGGATCATTGCATTATTTTTTAATAGCTTCTATTTACACGTTTTTGTTTTTGTAATATTTTCAATTTTGATGTTATATTTTATTTCTAAATGGAAAAAATCCCGGTTTTTAAAACCTGTAAATTCTACATTTATTGCAGGTCTTGAAGGACAGCAGGGAGTTGTTATCAAATCATTTAAATCTATTATAGAGCCCGGAAAAGTTAAGATTTTTTCAGATGAGTGGGATATTTACTGCGATATTCATAATGAAAATTTATTAAAAACGTTAGTAGAAGGAGATGTAGTAAAAGTTATTTCGGTTAAAGGTAACAAAATAAAAGTAGAAAAAGTAACAAAATAA
- a CDS encoding HAMP domain-containing methyl-accepting chemotaxis protein gives MRKKTLAFKLNFSVSLLILLIFSVGIYSVIMINKTQEFSYDTGTNWLPGVKAIAEISESFGNLTRRHALILGELATKVDKGEIEKNIKVLNNFSDEIEKEFNNIKKYLGTNEEKVAFDNIIKSWEKVKDFIKTDLELAQSGKIKESWVGFNENTIPAFFNTIDAIDNLGDINTKGSINSTKNGEYFTSLTNFVILITGSIALVISFIFLGIIKKSTSAIEHVLEDLKSQSVATSEIATSLKSSSDALSSAVSNQAAAVHETTAAINEITSMVNRTVENVNHSTNVAKSASKQAEEGQTIMKKLVHAMETIQESSGQLQNISEIIKQISTKTVVINDIVSKTELLSLNASIESARAGEYGKGFAVVAEEVGKLAKISGKSAQEIQDLITKSEEQVNVILDHTKERVENGKNVTEQAQKSFIQISQNILDLSNVVGQIADASREQEIGVKQISTAMGNINKATQTSQVSVNTTTDTAKSLVTESEKLRVNTTEVEHLIAGN, from the coding sequence ATGCGCAAGAAAACACTTGCTTTTAAACTCAATTTTTCGGTGTCATTACTAATATTACTTATTTTTTCTGTAGGAATTTATTCTGTGATTATGATCAATAAAACACAAGAATTTTCTTACGATACTGGGACAAATTGGCTCCCAGGAGTAAAAGCAATAGCTGAAATATCGGAAAGTTTTGGTAACCTCACAAGAAGACATGCTTTAATATTAGGAGAACTCGCAACAAAAGTCGACAAAGGTGAAATTGAAAAAAATATTAAAGTACTCAATAATTTTAGTGACGAAATTGAAAAAGAATTTAATAATATTAAAAAATATTTAGGCACAAATGAAGAAAAAGTAGCATTTGATAATATTATAAAATCATGGGAAAAAGTAAAAGATTTCATTAAAACAGATCTAGAACTTGCTCAATCTGGAAAAATAAAAGAATCATGGGTTGGTTTTAATGAAAATACAATACCAGCTTTTTTTAACACAATAGATGCTATAGACAACCTTGGTGATATCAATACAAAAGGCTCTATCAATTCTACAAAAAATGGTGAATATTTTACTTCATTAACCAATTTTGTTATTTTAATTACGGGTTCAATTGCTCTTGTTATATCTTTTATATTCTTAGGTATTATTAAAAAATCAACTTCTGCAATAGAACACGTACTCGAAGATTTAAAGTCCCAAAGTGTTGCAACAAGTGAAATTGCTACCAGTCTTAAATCAAGTTCTGACGCCTTATCAAGTGCAGTGTCAAATCAAGCGGCGGCAGTGCATGAAACAACGGCAGCAATTAACGAAATTACGAGCATGGTCAATAGAACAGTAGAAAATGTGAACCACTCTACAAACGTTGCAAAATCTGCATCGAAACAAGCAGAAGAAGGACAAACGATTATGAAAAAGTTGGTTCATGCCATGGAAACAATTCAAGAATCAAGCGGCCAATTGCAAAATATTTCAGAAATTATAAAACAAATTAGCACAAAAACAGTGGTTATTAATGATATTGTTTCTAAAACAGAGCTGCTTTCTCTCAATGCCTCAATTGAATCGGCTCGTGCCGGAGAGTATGGTAAAGGATTTGCCGTTGTGGCAGAAGAAGTGGGTAAATTAGCAAAAATCAGTGGAAAATCGGCTCAAGAAATTCAAGATCTCATTACTAAAAGCGAAGAACAAGTGAATGTTATTTTAGATCACACAAAAGAGCGCGTTGAAAATGGAAAAAACGTAACAGAACAAGCACAAAAATCTTTTATACAAATTTCACAAAATATTTTGGATCTTTCAAATGTTGTTGGACAAATTGCCGATGCATCAAGAGAACAAGAAATAGGGGTAAAACAAATATCAACTGCTATGGGCAACATCAATAAAGCAACACAAACGAGTCAAGTTTCTGTCAACACCACAACAGATACGGCAAAATCTTTGGTAACCGAAAGCGAAAAATTAAGAGTAAATACCACAGAAGTCGAACATCTTATTGCAGGAAATTAA
- a CDS encoding HAMP domain-containing methyl-accepting chemotaxis protein → MKNKSLSFKLNISILILLLLILSAAVYTIIMINKTQTFAQETGQEWLPSVLSVSQMNEGIGKYARRILGLLTTSLINTGEEEIKTKEEDIKTLDKYAKIIDEYLANHQKFANTEKEKSLLNDIVEKWKLYDASSREAIEINKKGEKAEAIRSILSKGRKAASDLEAAVKNLGDYNYKGGVDSTAKGANLTAITNITMATIIGTSILIAVFIFKIISTTTVALTHAIKNLKHQSEASNDIANKLKDGSDILSNTVSEQAAAVHETTAAINEISSMVNRTAENAKESNNVAQKASDKAQTGQETMKNLVEAMESIQEANDQLQNIAEIIKQINTKTTVINDIVSKTELLSLNASIESARAGEYGKGFAVVAEEVGNLAKISGKSAEEIQELITKSEEQVIVILGLTKERVEQVKKVTHEAQGSFHQIADDISNMANVIQQISDATREQEIGVRQIAEAMGNIDKATQKSQSAVVSAADSSTQLLDESQKLEHTAQGIELLVKGTS, encoded by the coding sequence ATGAAAAATAAAAGTTTATCATTTAAGCTTAATATTTCAATCTTAATTTTATTACTTTTAATTCTTAGTGCTGCCGTTTATACAATCATCATGATTAATAAAACTCAAACATTTGCGCAAGAAACAGGTCAAGAATGGTTACCAAGTGTGTTATCTGTCAGCCAAATGAACGAAGGAATTGGAAAGTATGCCAGAAGGATTTTAGGACTTCTTACAACATCATTAATAAACACGGGTGAAGAAGAAATAAAAACAAAAGAAGAAGATATCAAAACACTCGATAAATATGCCAAAATTATTGATGAATATCTTGCAAATCACCAAAAATTTGCCAATACAGAAAAAGAAAAATCGTTACTGAATGATATTGTAGAAAAGTGGAAACTGTATGATGCCTCCTCGCGCGAAGCCATAGAAATCAATAAAAAGGGAGAAAAAGCAGAAGCAATCCGCAGCATTTTATCTAAAGGAAGAAAAGCCGCGTCAGATCTTGAAGCGGCTGTTAAAAATCTGGGTGATTACAATTATAAAGGAGGTGTTGATTCCACAGCTAAAGGAGCAAATTTAACTGCAATCACGAACATAACAATGGCAACAATTATTGGCACATCAATATTGATTGCAGTATTTATTTTTAAAATTATTTCTACTACAACAGTTGCATTGACGCATGCAATCAAAAACCTCAAACATCAAAGTGAAGCAAGCAATGACATTGCCAACAAATTAAAAGATGGATCCGACATTTTATCAAATACAGTGAGCGAACAAGCTGCTGCGGTGCACGAAACGACCGCAGCAATTAATGAAATATCAAGCATGGTCAATCGCACTGCAGAAAATGCGAAAGAATCTAATAATGTAGCACAAAAGGCTTCTGACAAAGCACAAACAGGTCAAGAAACGATGAAAAATTTAGTTGAGGCCATGGAATCTATTCAAGAAGCAAATGATCAATTACAAAATATTGCCGAAATTATTAAGCAAATAAATACCAAAACAACTGTGATAAATGATATTGTCTCTAAAACAGAACTACTTTCACTCAATGCATCTATAGAATCGGCTCGTGCTGGAGAATATGGCAAAGGGTTTGCCGTTGTGGCAGAAGAAGTGGGTAATTTAGCAAAAATCAGTGGCAAATCCGCAGAAGAAATTCAAGAACTGATTACAAAAAGCGAAGAACAAGTTATTGTTATTTTAGGCTTAACAAAAGAACGCGTTGAGCAGGTTAAAAAAGTAACACACGAAGCGCAAGGCTCTTTTCATCAGATTGCCGATGACATCTCAAACATGGCAAATGTTATTCAACAGATTTCTGATGCCACCCGCGAACAAGAAATTGGCGTCAGACAAATAGCAGAAGCAATGGGAAACATTGATAAAGCAACGCAAAAAAGCCAATCTGCTGTTGTTTCTGCTGCAGATTCCTCAACACAGTTACTCGATGAAAGTCAAAAACTCGAACATACAGCGCAAGGAATAGAATTGTTAGTTAAAGGCACAAGCTAA
- a CDS encoding SPFH domain-containing protein has translation MNDISFLPFLSLLGVVLLVFYVFTKYVIVIRQQECIIVERLGKFHTILNSGLNILIPFIDQTRLILWSRNGVITNVDRIDLREVIIDIPEQQVITKDNVGIIVDAIIYVQITDVKRAAYEIQGLPTAVAQLTQTTLRSLIGELDLDNTLSSRDVINSRLKMVLDEATDKWGLKVNRVELKNVIPPKDVQMAMEKQMQAERERRAKVLTAEGAKQSQILNAEGEKRSRIEQSEGEKQEKINQALGDKEAIIARAFGQARAIEDVAAAQAKSIELIKSAFGSPDVAANYLVAMEYLKQFGQMTHKNTDKVFIPYEATGVLSSLGAIGDIMQKITSPEKGKTLHK, from the coding sequence ATGAATGATATAAGTTTTTTACCATTTTTATCTTTACTTGGTGTTGTTCTCTTAGTTTTTTATGTGTTCACAAAATATGTCATAGTGATTCGCCAACAAGAATGTATTATTGTTGAGCGACTTGGAAAATTTCATACTATTTTAAATTCTGGATTAAATATTTTGATCCCTTTTATTGATCAAACTCGATTGATTTTATGGAGTCGTAATGGAGTGATTACAAATGTTGATCGTATTGATTTGCGAGAGGTCATTATTGACATTCCTGAACAACAAGTGATTACTAAAGATAACGTAGGAATTATTGTTGATGCTATTATTTATGTTCAAATTACGGATGTAAAAAGAGCGGCTTATGAAATTCAAGGATTGCCTACTGCCGTTGCTCAGCTCACCCAAACAACATTAAGAAGTTTAATTGGTGAATTAGATTTGGATAACACTTTAAGTAGTCGTGATGTGATCAATTCTCGTTTAAAAATGGTATTGGATGAAGCCACAGATAAGTGGGGTTTAAAAGTCAATCGTGTTGAGCTTAAAAATGTCATTCCTCCCAAAGATGTTCAAATGGCAATGGAAAAACAGATGCAAGCAGAGCGTGAACGTCGCGCAAAGGTTCTTACCGCTGAGGGTGCAAAACAAAGTCAAATATTAAATGCCGAAGGTGAAAAGCGTTCACGTATTGAGCAATCAGAGGGAGAAAAACAAGAAAAAATCAATCAGGCTCTTGGTGATAAAGAAGCAATAATAGCTCGAGCATTTGGTCAGGCGCGTGCAATAGAAGATGTTGCGGCAGCGCAAGCAAAATCGATAGAATTGATTAAATCCGCATTTGGTTCACCTGATGTTGCAGCGAATTATTTGGTTGCAATGGAATATTTAAAACAATTTGGGCAGATGACTCATAAAAATACGGATAAAGTTTTTATCCCCTATGAGGCAACAGGTGTTTTATCTTCTTTAGGTGCTATTGGTGATATTATGCAAAAAATCACCTCCCCAGAAAAAGGAAAAACACTGCATAAATAA